One genomic window of Pseudomonadales bacterium includes the following:
- a CDS encoding NADH:ubiquinone reductase (Na(+)-transporting) subunit B → MGLRKFLDDIEHHFHKGGRWEKWYALYEAADTIFYAPGSVTKTGSHVRDGVDLKRVMITVWLAAFPAMFYGMYNLGFQANTILEATGVTQIDGFHGAFIAALAGFDPNSIWDCMIFGATYFVPIYVVTFVVGGFWEVLFAMIRGHEVNEGFFVTSILFALICPPDIPLWQVALGISFGVVIGKEVFGGTGKNFLNPALTGRAFLFFAYPAQLSGDAVWTAVDGYTGATALSIAASEGVDMLNEKIGLMNAFLGNMHGSVGETSTLAIFIGGALLLINRIAAWRIVLGVMIGMIGLSTVLNLIGSDSNPMFAVPWYWHLVMGGFAFGMIFMATDPVSASMTNTGKWWFGALIGVMVILIRVVNPAFPEGMMLAILFANLFAPLIDHFVVQANIKRRMARVR, encoded by the coding sequence ATGGGGTTGCGTAAATTTCTTGATGATATTGAGCATCATTTTCACAAAGGTGGCCGCTGGGAAAAATGGTATGCGCTGTATGAAGCCGCAGATACCATTTTTTATGCACCGGGTTCGGTAACTAAAACCGGATCTCACGTACGTGATGGCGTTGACCTTAAGCGGGTGATGATCACTGTCTGGCTGGCGGCATTTCCAGCCATGTTTTACGGTATGTATAACCTGGGTTTTCAGGCGAACACCATCCTGGAAGCTACAGGTGTAACCCAGATTGATGGTTTCCATGGGGCTTTTATAGCGGCTCTGGCTGGGTTTGACCCTAACAGTATTTGGGATTGCATGATCTTTGGTGCGACCTACTTTGTGCCTATTTATGTTGTCACATTTGTGGTTGGCGGCTTCTGGGAAGTACTGTTTGCCATGATTCGTGGCCATGAAGTGAATGAGGGGTTCTTTGTAACCTCCATTTTATTTGCCTTGATCTGTCCGCCCGATATACCACTGTGGCAGGTGGCTCTGGGCATCAGCTTCGGCGTGGTGATTGGCAAAGAGGTTTTTGGCGGAACGGGTAAAAACTTTCTCAATCCTGCTTTGACCGGGCGTGCCTTTCTGTTTTTTGCTTACCCTGCACAATTATCTGGCGATGCTGTCTGGACGGCGGTTGATGGCTATACCGGCGCTACGGCACTTTCGATAGCTGCCAGTGAAGGCGTTGATATGCTGAACGAGAAAATCGGCCTGATGAACGCTTTTCTGGGGAATATGCACGGTTCTGTAGGTGAGACATCCACATTGGCAATTTTTATCGGTGGCGCTTTGTTGTTAATTAACCGTATTGCTGCCTGGCGGATTGTGCTGGGCGTCATGATTGGCATGATCGGGTTGTCCACAGTGCTGAATCTGATTGGCTCGGATAGCAATCCCATGTTTGCAGTGCCCTGGTACTGGCATCTGGTGATGGGCGGTTTTGCTTTCGGCATGATTTTCATGGCGACAGATCCCGTTTCAGCTTCCATGACCAATACCGGTAAATGGTGGTTTGGCGCGCTGATAGGCGTGATGGTAATCCTTATCCGGGTGGTTAACCCGGCCTTTCCGGAAGGCATGATGTTGGCGATTCTCTTTGCAAACCTTTTTGCGCCATTGATTGACCACTTTGTGGTACAAGCAAATATTAAACGGAGGATGGCACGTGTCCGGTAA
- a CDS encoding lipoprotein-releasing ABC transporter permease subunit, protein MNSVLPLFIGLRYVRGKHRNGFLSFVSLLSFIAMALGVMALIVVLSVMNGFDREIKTRVLNVVPHAVVRVKEGVSDWRVLGEQVSGHNSVLAYAPYVEGYGMLSAAGINKGVLVQGIEPKAESRVTEIADFTVAGNISSLEPGSFGIVLGSLLARSLGVFIGDSVILSVPELSVTPAGAFPRYKRFYVEGIFQVGAQVDNGLALIHYRDAQKLYRLGEKVHGVRLLTADAFAIDHALLNKLPQHYEAELTSWAQSMGELFQAIKMEKAVVGTLLAAIIAVAAFNIIASLVLMVGEKRADIAVLRTLGASSSLVSKIFVVQGCAVGIAGVFVGVVAGCLTAYFIGDILHWFEQLMGFYVFDPNVYFISKLPSHLLWQDVVVVSTLGILFSVMATLYPSFRAGKILPAEALRYEP, encoded by the coding sequence ATGAATTCCGTACTCCCCCTGTTTATCGGTTTGCGCTATGTGCGTGGCAAGCATCGCAATGGCTTTTTGTCCTTCGTGTCACTGCTTTCGTTTATCGCTATGGCGCTAGGTGTCATGGCGCTGATCGTTGTGTTATCCGTTATGAACGGTTTTGACAGGGAAATTAAAACTCGCGTGTTGAATGTGGTTCCTCATGCTGTAGTACGTGTGAAGGAAGGTGTCTCGGACTGGCGGGTTCTTGGTGAACAGGTGAGCGGTCACAATTCAGTTTTGGCGTACGCTCCCTATGTGGAAGGCTACGGCATGTTATCGGCTGCTGGTATCAACAAAGGCGTACTGGTGCAGGGAATCGAGCCGAAAGCAGAGAGCCGAGTGACAGAAATAGCTGATTTTACCGTTGCGGGAAATATTTCATCACTGGAACCCGGCAGCTTTGGTATAGTCTTGGGCAGCTTACTGGCTCGATCTCTGGGGGTTTTTATAGGTGATTCGGTCATTTTGTCGGTGCCCGAATTATCTGTCACGCCTGCCGGGGCTTTCCCTCGTTACAAGCGGTTTTATGTTGAAGGTATCTTTCAGGTTGGCGCTCAGGTCGATAATGGCCTGGCTTTGATTCATTACCGGGATGCTCAAAAGCTTTATCGACTGGGTGAAAAGGTTCACGGTGTACGCCTGCTGACAGCTGATGCTTTTGCTATTGATCATGCCTTGCTGAATAAATTGCCTCAGCACTATGAGGCTGAATTAACCAGCTGGGCTCAGAGCATGGGGGAACTGTTTCAGGCCATCAAAATGGAAAAGGCAGTGGTTGGTACATTGCTGGCCGCTATTATTGCCGTGGCGGCGTTTAATATTATTGCGAGTCTTGTTCTGATGGTCGGCGAAAAGCGGGCAGATATAGCAGTGTTACGCACGCTGGGGGCCAGCTCCTCTCTGGTGTCAAAAATATTTGTGGTGCAGGGTTGTGCTGTCGGTATTGCCGGTGTGTTTGTTGGCGTGGTTGCTGGTTGTCTGACGGCATATTTTATTGGCGACATTTTGCACTGGTTTGAACAATTGATGGGTTTTTATGTGTTTGATCCGAATGTTTATTTTATTAGCAAACTGCCTTCCCATTTGTTGTGGCAGGATGTTGTTGTCGTGAGTACGCTGGGTATTCTTTTCAGTGTTATGGCTACCTTGTATCCATCATTCAGGGCTGGGAAGATTCTACCGGCGGAGGCGTTGCGATATGAACCCTGA
- a CDS encoding NADH:ubiquinone reductase (Na(+)-transporting) subunit D, with amino-acid sequence MKDVLVNPVFDNNPIALQILGICSALAVTSSLQVSVVMCIALTAVTAFSNFFVSLIRHHIPGSIRIIVQMTIIASLVIVVDQVLKAYAYSISKQLSVFVGLIITNCIVMGRAEAYAMKNPPIPSFIDGLGNGLGYSVILLVLAFIRELFGSGKLFGFEILPLASTGGWYVPNGMLLLPPSAFFLIGLIIWALRSWKKKQVEAPEYKMAPNSPKGELV; translated from the coding sequence ATGAAAGATGTACTGGTAAATCCGGTATTTGATAACAATCCGATAGCGCTTCAGATTCTTGGAATCTGTTCTGCACTGGCTGTGACATCCAGCCTGCAGGTTTCGGTAGTGATGTGCATTGCATTGACTGCGGTAACGGCATTTTCGAATTTTTTTGTATCCCTGATTCGGCACCATATCCCCGGTAGCATCCGTATTATTGTACAGATGACTATTATTGCTTCGCTGGTGATTGTCGTGGATCAGGTTTTGAAGGCTTATGCTTACAGCATCAGTAAGCAGCTCTCGGTATTTGTTGGTTTGATTATTACCAACTGCATCGTGATGGGCCGTGCGGAAGCCTACGCCATGAAGAATCCGCCCATCCCCAGCTTTATTGACGGTTTGGGTAACGGTCTTGGTTATAGTGTGATTCTGCTGGTACTGGCGTTCATTCGCGAACTGTTTGGCTCAGGCAAGTTGTTCGGCTTTGAAATACTGCCTCTTGCGAGTACAGGTGGCTGGTATGTGCCCAACGGCATGCTGTTGTTGCCCCCCAGTGCTTTCTTCCTGATCGGCCTGATTATTTGGGCACTGCGCTCGTGGAAGAAAAAGCAGGTGGAAGCACCCGAGTACAAGATGGCTCCCAATTCACCTAAAGGGGAGCTTGTCTGA
- a CDS encoding FAD:protein FMN transferase: MGNIILPWQKRSKAGLVASLLFLVLMGLSGCSSDSEKYSFSGSTMGTSYHITVVSGSGVNVSSLSDQVQRRLDQLDNIFSTYKPQSELSRLNSTEVGQPFSLSPEMLDVLSLSQELYQATSEAFNPAIGPLVDLWGFGPMPAGEQLPDDDQITERLLMVDFSQLVIGENESVAIKQRPLQIDLSAVAKGYAVDQVAELLEAKHFHDYLVEIGGELRLSGLNQQNEPWRIGIERPALERGAAQEIMSLSDTGLATSGDYRNYIDRDGVRYSHTIDPLTGKPVINRLASVTVIHPNAASADALATAFMVMGESKAMQYAESENIAAYFIVKDDKSFSERHSNAFNVLLDNVNEKIKN, encoded by the coding sequence GTGGGTAATATCATTTTGCCGTGGCAAAAGCGATCAAAAGCGGGGTTAGTAGCCTCGCTTTTGTTTTTGGTTCTGATGGGGCTTTCGGGCTGTAGTTCTGATTCTGAGAAATACAGTTTCAGCGGTTCAACGATGGGCACCAGCTACCACATTACAGTTGTGTCTGGCTCTGGTGTGAATGTTTCTTCTCTTTCTGATCAGGTTCAGCGACGGCTTGATCAATTGGACAATATATTTTCCACTTATAAGCCTCAGTCCGAGTTGAGTCGACTGAATAGTACCGAAGTGGGGCAGCCATTTTCTTTAAGCCCCGAGATGCTTGACGTGCTGTCTCTTTCACAGGAGCTTTATCAGGCGACCAGCGAAGCTTTTAACCCGGCTATTGGGCCACTGGTTGATTTATGGGGGTTTGGCCCTATGCCTGCTGGCGAACAGTTACCTGATGATGATCAGATAACTGAGAGGTTACTCATGGTCGACTTCTCGCAACTGGTTATTGGCGAGAATGAATCAGTCGCAATAAAGCAAAGACCCCTGCAAATCGATTTGTCTGCTGTAGCTAAGGGCTATGCGGTTGATCAGGTGGCGGAATTGCTGGAAGCAAAGCATTTTCATGATTATCTCGTCGAGATCGGCGGAGAGCTGCGCTTATCCGGCTTGAATCAGCAGAATGAGCCTTGGCGTATTGGCATCGAACGGCCAGCGCTGGAGCGGGGGGCGGCCCAGGAAATTATGTCATTATCTGATACTGGACTTGCCACTTCAGGCGATTATCGCAATTATATAGACCGGGATGGGGTTCGTTATTCCCATACCATCGATCCGCTTACGGGGAAACCGGTAATAAACAGACTTGCCTCGGTAACGGTGATTCACCCGAATGCTGCTTCTGCAGATGCCCTGGCCACTGCATTTATGGTGATGGGAGAGTCCAAGGCCATGCAATATGCTGAAAGTGAGAATATTGCGGCATACTTTATTGTCAAAGATGACAAGAGTTTCAGTGAACGCCATAGTAACGCCTTTAACGTACTGTTGGATAATGTGAACGAAAAGATAAAGAACTGA
- a CDS encoding glyceraldehyde-3-phosphate dehydrogenase, with translation MIEENRPLPADFFADWKEREALAEGMIPLIGKLYRENNVSLYMYGKSMVNRSVIELMKDHRFVRQIEKNELSEYETFPLVKALSEMDLGPAHIDVGKLSVKYQQNGNGGDLTAFLQKEVGDDIGSKRKPLPQPQDVVLYGFGRIGRLIARLLLEKAGGGDQMRLRAIVVRKGSAEDDLEKRASLLRRDSVHGPFNGTIRVLKDSNTLICNGNEVKVIYASSPAEVDYTKYGIDNAIVVDNTGVWRDEDGLGQHLKCPGAAKVVLTAPGKGDIPNIVYGINHREITADKKIVSAASCTTNAIVPILKALLDEYGIDSGHVETVHAYTNDQNLIDNYHKGSRRGRSAPLNMVLTETGAAKAVSKALPELAGKLTGNAIRVPTPNVSMAILNLRLGRETNVEELNEYVRKMSLHSPLQQQIDYTISSEAVSTDFVGSRHACIYDSEATIVSGNNVVLYCWYDNEFGYSCQVVRCLEQMAGVSWPMYPRN, from the coding sequence ATGATCGAAGAAAACCGTCCTTTACCCGCTGATTTTTTTGCTGACTGGAAAGAGCGTGAAGCGCTTGCCGAGGGCATGATCCCTCTGATAGGAAAGCTGTACAGGGAGAACAACGTGTCTCTTTATATGTATGGCAAGAGCATGGTGAATCGCTCGGTCATCGAATTAATGAAAGATCACCGCTTTGTGCGCCAGATTGAAAAGAACGAGCTTTCCGAATATGAGACGTTCCCTTTGGTGAAAGCGCTTTCGGAAATGGATCTTGGTCCGGCACACATTGATGTGGGCAAGCTGTCAGTCAAATATCAGCAAAATGGTAACGGTGGCGACCTGACTGCTTTTCTGCAGAAAGAAGTTGGTGATGATATCGGTAGCAAACGCAAACCTTTACCTCAGCCTCAGGATGTTGTGCTTTACGGGTTTGGTCGAATTGGGCGATTGATTGCGAGACTTTTACTGGAAAAGGCTGGCGGCGGCGACCAGATGAGACTGCGAGCCATTGTGGTTCGTAAAGGCAGTGCCGAGGATGACCTTGAAAAGCGCGCCAGCCTGTTGCGGCGCGATTCCGTGCATGGTCCGTTTAATGGCACGATTCGTGTGCTGAAAGACAGCAATACGCTGATCTGCAACGGTAATGAAGTCAAGGTTATCTACGCCAGCTCACCGGCAGAGGTGGACTATACAAAATATGGTATCGATAACGCTATTGTTGTTGACAATACTGGGGTTTGGCGCGACGAGGACGGTCTCGGTCAGCACCTGAAATGTCCAGGCGCAGCCAAAGTTGTGTTGACGGCCCCAGGCAAGGGTGATATTCCCAATATTGTTTATGGTATTAATCACAGGGAAATTACGGCAGACAAAAAGATCGTCTCTGCGGCTTCCTGTACCACCAATGCTATTGTGCCGATACTCAAAGCGCTGCTTGATGAATATGGAATTGATTCAGGGCATGTGGAAACTGTTCACGCCTATACCAATGATCAAAATCTGATTGATAACTATCACAAAGGGTCGCGCCGCGGTCGAAGTGCGCCATTGAATATGGTGTTAACCGAGACGGGTGCTGCCAAGGCCGTATCAAAAGCGCTGCCCGAACTCGCTGGAAAGCTGACGGGTAACGCTATCCGGGTGCCAACACCGAACGTTTCAATGGCGATACTGAATTTGCGCCTTGGCCGTGAAACCAATGTTGAAGAGTTGAACGAGTACGTGCGGAAAATGTCTCTTCACTCACCGTTGCAGCAGCAGATTGACTACACCATTTCGTCTGAAGCGGTTTCAACGGATTTTGTTGGCTCACGACACGCCTGCATATACGATTCAGAAGCCACTATTGTCAGCGGCAATAACGTGGTTTTGTACTGCTGGTATGACAATGAGTTCGGCTATAGCTGTCAGGTAGTTCGCTGTCTTGAGCAAATGGCCGGTGTTTCCTGGCCTATGTATCCTCGGAACTGA
- a CDS encoding Na(+)-translocating NADH-quinone reductase subunit C: protein MSGNDSTQKTILVALVLCLVCSILVATAAVMLRPAQQANKALDKKTNILAAAGLLNTDVSIEEQFEAVSTRVVDINSGKFSDAVDPAVYDQRKAAKDPALSTKLSAENDLAKIGSQENYALVYIVENQQGIDKVILPIKGYGLWSTLYGFVALEADLNTVAGIGFYEHAETPGLGGEVDNPLWKAKWVGKKIYTDEGESAIHVIKGTVDTSRPEAVHQIDGLSGATLTSRGVDNLVKFWMGEQGFAPFLANLRAGEA, encoded by the coding sequence GTGTCCGGTAACGATAGCACTCAAAAAACTATCCTGGTTGCTCTGGTACTTTGTCTGGTCTGCTCCATTCTTGTTGCAACTGCGGCGGTTATGCTAAGGCCCGCACAGCAGGCGAACAAGGCGCTGGATAAAAAGACAAATATTCTTGCCGCTGCGGGTCTGCTTAATACAGACGTTTCTATTGAAGAGCAGTTTGAAGCAGTATCAACTCGTGTTGTTGATATAAATTCAGGAAAGTTCAGCGACGCAGTAGACCCCGCTGTTTATGATCAGCGCAAGGCAGCAAAAGATCCAGCGTTGTCGACGAAACTCAGTGCTGAAAATGATCTTGCCAAAATAGGCAGTCAGGAAAACTATGCGCTTGTTTACATCGTTGAGAACCAGCAGGGTATTGATAAGGTAATACTGCCAATCAAGGGGTACGGTCTCTGGTCGACACTCTATGGTTTTGTTGCGCTTGAAGCGGATCTGAATACCGTAGCCGGTATCGGTTTCTATGAGCATGCAGAAACACCCGGGCTTGGTGGTGAAGTTGATAACCCTTTGTGGAAGGCCAAGTGGGTAGGTAAAAAGATTTATACCGATGAGGGTGAAAGCGCCATCCACGTAATTAAAGGCACTGTTGACACATCTCGCCCGGAAGCTGTCCATCAAATAGATGGTTTGTCGGGTGCAACGTTGACAAGCCGTGGTGTTGATAATCTTGTGAAGTTCTGGATGGGTGAGCAGGGTTTTGCCCCCTTCCTGGCTAACTTGCGTGCAGGGGAGGCCTGA
- a CDS encoding Na(+)-translocating NADH-quinone reductase subunit A, whose amino-acid sequence MIKIRRGLDLPISGAPEQVIHDGPTVNSVAIVGYDYVGMKPTMAVQEGDRVAQGQLLFTDKKTPGVKYTAPAAGVVKAINRGERRVFQSLVIDVDGDEAETFQAFGASDLASLPREQVVNQLVDSGLWTTLRTRPYSKVPAVESVPSSIFVSALDTNPLAADPMLIINERREDFVSGLKLLTRLTEGSVHLSAASSADLPEIGGVQRHAVEGVHPAGLVGTQIHFIDPVSAGKTVWSIGYQDVLAIGALFTSGRIDNRRVIALAGPQVEKPRLVRTVVGASLDDLTAGQLKDAENRIVSGSILSGRRAAGPLAYLGRYHVQVSVLQEGRNRQFMRYMSLGASQHSVLPIYLSSMSGDKQFDMTTNTNGSERAMVPLGQYEQVMPMDILPTQLLRALIVGDTETAQKLGCLELDEEDLALCTYVCVGKYEYGPILRDNLARIEMEG is encoded by the coding sequence ATGATTAAAATCCGTCGCGGATTGGACTTGCCTATCTCAGGAGCGCCTGAGCAAGTCATTCACGATGGCCCCACTGTTAATTCTGTTGCCATTGTTGGTTACGACTATGTTGGTATGAAGCCAACCATGGCCGTCCAGGAAGGTGACCGGGTAGCACAGGGGCAATTGTTATTTACTGATAAAAAAACACCGGGCGTTAAATACACAGCACCTGCTGCAGGGGTTGTTAAGGCGATTAATCGTGGTGAACGCCGCGTTTTTCAATCGTTGGTGATTGACGTAGATGGCGATGAGGCTGAAACGTTTCAGGCCTTCGGTGCTTCTGATCTGGCTTCGCTGCCTCGTGAGCAGGTGGTTAACCAACTGGTTGACTCCGGTCTCTGGACAACTCTGCGCACCAGGCCATATTCAAAGGTTCCAGCAGTAGAGTCTGTGCCCAGTTCCATCTTTGTGTCTGCTCTGGATACCAACCCACTCGCCGCTGATCCGATGCTGATCATTAACGAGCGCCGCGAAGATTTCGTCAGTGGTCTGAAGTTGTTAACCCGATTAACGGAAGGAAGTGTGCACTTAAGTGCGGCTTCCTCTGCCGACCTGCCGGAAATTGGCGGTGTGCAACGGCATGCTGTAGAAGGTGTTCACCCCGCAGGATTGGTCGGTACACAAATCCATTTTATTGATCCAGTCAGCGCCGGAAAAACAGTCTGGAGCATTGGTTATCAAGATGTGTTGGCCATTGGCGCACTGTTTACCTCCGGACGCATTGATAACCGCCGAGTGATCGCTCTCGCTGGCCCCCAAGTTGAAAAACCCAGGTTAGTTCGCACAGTTGTTGGCGCCTCTCTGGATGATTTGACCGCTGGCCAACTAAAAGATGCTGAAAACAGGATTGTTTCCGGTTCGATCCTTTCTGGTCGGCGTGCCGCTGGTCCTCTTGCCTATCTGGGCCGTTACCATGTTCAGGTTTCAGTTTTGCAGGAGGGTCGCAATCGCCAGTTCATGCGTTACATGTCACTGGGTGCTTCTCAGCATTCGGTATTGCCGATTTATCTCTCGAGCATGTCCGGAGACAAACAGTTTGATATGACGACTAATACTAATGGCAGCGAGAGGGCTATGGTGCCTCTGGGGCAGTATGAACAGGTGATGCCCATGGATATTTTACCTACCCAGTTGCTGCGGGCTTTGATAGTCGGTGATACGGAAACTGCTCAAAAACTGGGCTGCCTTGAACTGGACGAAGAGGATCTTGCTCTTTGTACTTATGTGTGTGTCGGGAAATATGAATACGGCCCGATTCTTCGCGATAACCTTGCCCGTATTGAAATGGAGGGCTGA
- the nqrF gene encoding NADH:ubiquinone reductase (Na(+)-transporting) subunit F: protein MNQEIILGVFMFTAVVLALVVVILAARAKLVSSGDVVIEINGEKTITVPAGDKLLQTLSASGLFLPSACGGGGSCAQCKCIVTEGGGAMLPTEEPHFTRREAKEGWRLSCQTPVKQDMKVEVPEEVFGVKQWECTVESNPNVATFIKELTLRLPEGENVDFRAGGYVQLECPPHHVKYSDFDIQKEYRGDWERFDFFKYESIVTEPVIRAYSMANYPEEKGIVKFNIRCATPPPGSQGIPPGIMSSWVFNLKPGDKVTVYGPFGEFFAKDTDNEMIFIGGGAGMAPMRSHIFDQLKRLNSKRKISFWYGARSLRECFYNEEYDLLAEENDNFDWHLALSDPQPEDNWDGLTGFIHQVLYDQYLKDHPAPEDCEYYMCGPPMMNAAVVNMLLDLGVERDHIFLDDFGG from the coding sequence ATGAATCAGGAAATTATTCTCGGCGTTTTCATGTTCACTGCAGTGGTTTTGGCTCTGGTGGTGGTCATTCTCGCTGCCCGTGCAAAACTGGTTAGTTCCGGTGACGTGGTAATCGAAATTAATGGCGAAAAAACAATCACCGTTCCTGCTGGTGACAAATTGTTACAGACGTTGTCAGCAAGTGGTCTGTTTTTGCCCTCCGCCTGTGGCGGCGGTGGTAGTTGCGCCCAGTGCAAGTGTATTGTGACCGAAGGTGGTGGAGCTATGCTGCCCACTGAAGAGCCCCACTTTACTCGGCGTGAGGCGAAGGAAGGTTGGCGCCTTTCCTGCCAGACACCCGTCAAGCAGGATATGAAGGTAGAAGTACCCGAAGAAGTATTCGGAGTTAAACAATGGGAGTGTACTGTTGAGTCAAATCCCAATGTGGCAACTTTCATCAAAGAGCTGACGTTGCGTTTACCAGAAGGTGAAAATGTTGACTTCCGTGCGGGTGGATATGTTCAGCTTGAGTGCCCACCTCATCATGTCAAATACAGTGATTTTGATATTCAGAAGGAATACCGTGGCGATTGGGAGCGGTTTGATTTCTTCAAATACGAGTCCATTGTCACTGAGCCAGTTATTCGTGCTTACTCGATGGCGAACTACCCTGAAGAAAAGGGTATTGTGAAATTCAATATCCGTTGTGCAACACCGCCGCCAGGATCTCAGGGTATCCCGCCGGGAATCATGTCTTCCTGGGTGTTCAATCTGAAACCTGGCGACAAAGTCACTGTTTATGGTCCGTTTGGTGAGTTTTTTGCCAAGGACACAGATAACGAGATGATTTTTATCGGTGGTGGTGCTGGTATGGCCCCGATGCGTTCGCATATTTTTGATCAGTTGAAACGATTGAATTCAAAGCGCAAGATTTCCTTCTGGTATGGTGCTCGCTCATTGCGTGAGTGTTTCTACAATGAAGAGTATGATCTGCTGGCAGAGGAAAACGACAATTTTGACTGGCATCTGGCGCTGTCTGATCCTCAGCCTGAAGATAATTGGGATGGATTGACAGGCTTTATTCACCAAGTGCTTTATGATCAGTATCTGAAGGACCACCCTGCACCAGAGGACTGTGAGTACTACATGTGCGGACCGCCCATGATGAATGCTGCCGTAGTCAATATGCTACTGGACCTGGGCGTTGAAAGAGACCACATATTCCTCGATGATTTTGGTGGGTAA
- the nqrE gene encoding NADH:ubiquinone reductase (Na(+)-transporting) subunit E yields the protein MEHYLSLFIRSIFIENMALAFFLGMCTFLAISKKIEAAVGLGIAVIVVLAITVPANNFIYTNLLAEGALTWTGIEGMETVDLSFLGLLSYIGVIAAIVQIMEMFLDRYVPNLYNALGVFLPLITVNCAIMGASLFMVERNYNLAESAVFGLGSGVGWALAITALAGIREKLKYSDVPEGLRGLGIAFITVGLMSLGFMSFGGIDL from the coding sequence ATGGAACATTATTTAAGTCTGTTTATTCGGTCGATCTTTATTGAGAATATGGCGCTGGCATTTTTTCTCGGGATGTGTACTTTTCTGGCCATCTCGAAAAAAATTGAAGCAGCGGTTGGGCTGGGTATTGCTGTTATCGTGGTGCTGGCAATTACTGTACCGGCTAATAATTTTATCTATACCAACCTGCTGGCTGAGGGTGCGCTAACCTGGACTGGTATCGAGGGGATGGAAACTGTTGACCTGAGTTTCCTGGGCCTTCTGAGTTACATTGGTGTTATTGCAGCTATTGTTCAGATCATGGAAATGTTTCTCGATCGGTATGTGCCTAACCTCTATAACGCTCTTGGTGTTTTCCTGCCTTTGATTACGGTGAACTGCGCCATTATGGGGGCTTCACTATTTATGGTTGAGAGGAACTACAATCTCGCGGAAAGTGCTGTATTTGGCCTCGGTTCGGGTGTCGGCTGGGCTTTGGCGATTACTGCTTTGGCCGGTATCCGTGAAAAGTTGAAATACAGTGATGTGCCGGAAGGGCTTCGTGGCCTGGGCATTGCTTTTATCACTGTTGGTTTGATGTCGTTGGGCTTCATGTCCTTCGGCGGTATTGATCTTTAA
- the nqrM gene encoding (Na+)-NQR maturation NqrM, with protein MLLLVSAIVVMALVMAGMAIGVMMGRKPLKGSCGGVAAALGEENYTCEICGGDPNKCDESDSDSNKVVKTKNATSTASLGYNAAP; from the coding sequence ATGTTGCTACTGGTTTCAGCGATTGTTGTGATGGCGTTGGTGATGGCTGGTATGGCTATCGGGGTGATGATGGGCCGCAAGCCTTTAAAGGGTTCCTGCGGCGGTGTTGCGGCGGCATTGGGTGAAGAAAACTATACCTGTGAGATATGTGGAGGTGACCCGAACAAGTGCGATGAATCAGATAGTGATTCGAATAAAGTGGTTAAAACAAAAAACGCCACGTCTACGGCTTCGCTTGGGTACAACGCAGCGCCTTAA